GCGGCGGCGCCTTCGACGGCCTCGGTTTCCGACGCGCCCGGCTGATGGGCGTCGTCGAGCGGGCGATCGACCGGGCCACGGAGGTCCAGCGGGACCGGAAGCAGGGGCAGGGGTCGTTCTTCGATCTGCTGGCGGGCGGACCCGGCGCCTGCGCCGAGAACGAGGAGATGCCCGACGTGCCGGAGTGGCCCGAGAACCAGCTCCTCGCGCAGGAGAAGGCGCTGCTGGGCTTCTACGTCAGCGGGCATCCGCTTGCCCGCTACGGGAGCGAGATCGAGAGGTTCGCCACGGCGAGCACGGCGAAACTCGCCGGGTTGAAGAACGGGGCGACGGTGAAACTCGGCGGGATCATCGCGAAGCTCCGCATCGCCTTCACGCACAAGAAGAACGAGAAGATGGCGGTGGCGGTCTTCGAGGATCTGGAGGGGACGGTCGAGCTCCTCTTCTACCCGCGCGTCTACGCCAAGGTCGCCGCCCTCGTCGCGGAGGAGGCGGCGCTGCTCGTCACCGGGAAGCTCGAAATGGAGGACGACAACCCGAAGATCGTCGCCGAGGAGGCGATTCCGCTCGCGGAGGCGCAGGAGCGGTGCGCGGCCGCGATGTACGTGATGGTCCACCTCTCGGATATCGAGCACGGGAAGCTGGACGGACTGAAGCGGCTGCTCGAGTCGGCGCCGGGCTCCTGTCCGGTGTTCCTCGACTTCTCCGCGCCGACGGGCGAGCGGGTGCTGATGAAAACCGGGCGCCAGTTCCGCGTCAGCCCCTCGCCGGAGCTGGTGCGGAGCGTCGAGGAGATCCTTGGCGAGTCGACGGTCCGGCTCACGGCGTGAGAGGCCGGATCGGCGGAGGGGCCGCGCGCCGCGCGGGGGAGCGGGCGCCGGGCGTGCGCCTTTCCTGATCGGGAGGGGGGAGGGGAGAGAAGCAGCGTGAGAATCGCCGTCATCGGCCCGTCGGACGTCGCGCGCGTCGCCGGCGCCTCCGGCGTCGACCCCGCGCGGATCGAGCGCGCCGCGGAGGAGGCGGGGCGCCTTCTCGCGGCGGCCGGGCACGAGCTTGTCGTCTGTCCCGACCGGGGGGTGCCGGTTCTCGCCGCCCGCGCCTATCGCGCGGCGGGAGGGGGGAGGATCTACGGGCTGATCCCGCGGTCGGGAGACTCGGCGCAGGGATCGATCAGCCGCGTCGAGGAGAACAGCGCCCTCTGCGACGGGACCGACCGGGGCCTTACCTGGTACGAGCAGCATTCGCGGATCGTGCGCGCCGCGGACGCGATGATCTGTCTGGGGCTCTCCTGCGGGACGATCTGCGAGATCGCATGGACGAAATGGTCCAAGCGCATCCCGGTCTTCGTCGTGAGGGGGCTGGGGAGCGCCGTGCCGCCGGAGGTCGAATCCGAGACGGATATCCGCTACGCCGATGCGCTGGGCGACATCCTGGAGGCGCTCCGATGACGCGGCGGCGCCTGGGCGGGATCGGGGGTGGACCGTGCCGTTGAGCCAAAAATTCTACGACCGCGCATACATGGTCTTCTGGACGCTCTACGCCTGGGTCTTCAAGATCTTCTTTCGCTGGCAGGTGTTCGGGCTCGAGCACGTGCCGCGCGCCGGCGGGGCGATCCTCGCGGTCAATCATGCCAGTCTCCTGGATCCGCCGCTGGGCGGCGTGGGGCTCTCGCGCAGGATCTGGTTCCTCGGGCGCGCGAGCCTGATCCGGAACCGGTTCGTCGCGTTTTTGATGAAATGCCAGCACATGATCCCGATCACGCGCGGGGAGGCGGACCTCGGGGCGATGAAACGGATCATCTCCCTCATCAGGTCCGGGGAGATCGTGCTGATGTTCCCCGAGGGGACGCGGAGCATCGACGGCGTCCTGGGGCCGGGGAAGGAGGGGATCGGGGTCTTCGTCAGGCACGCCAGAGCGGACGTGATCCCCTGCTACATCTCGGGGGCGTGGCGGGCGATGCCGAAGGGATGTGTGCTGCCGCGCCCGCGGAAGATCCGGATCTCATACGGGCCGGTGATACGGTACGAGGAGTTCGACGACTGCCCGAAGGGCAGGAGGGGCTACGCGATGATCAGCGCGCGCATCATGGAACGCATCGCCGCCCTGCAACAGCAGCTCGAATCGTAGACGTTGTATGTAACCAATTGCCCGGCATAAAGTTAAACCTTTAAACGTCCCGCCGCTGTATCCACAATCGCATACCGCGCCCGCTATGGGAGCTGCTTCAGGATGCTCGCGGCGATCTGTGGGCCGATGGCCGGGACCTCGGCGAGCTTCTTCGCGGGCGCCTTTCGCAGCGTCTCCAGCGTCCTGTATCCCGCGGCGAACAGGTTCCGCGCGCGCACCCGGCCGATCCCCTTGAGACTGACGAGCTCGAGCAGCTCCTCCTTGATCCCGTAGAGGACGCGGCGCCGGAGATCGCGAAGAGGGGCCTGCACGCCGGCGATCGAGAGCACCGAGGCGACCCGCTCCGCCGCGTAGACGAGCCAGTCGGCGCTCTCCACGAACCGCCTGACGTCGCCCGGGCCGACGCCGAACCGTTCGCAGATCTCCTCCTCGCGTTCCTCGGCGAGCCACGCCTCCAGCATCTGGGCGGTGCGCATCGACTTGAGGAACCGCTCATGCTCCTCCAGCCCCCCGCCGCGCGGCGGGGGGACGAGAAACTTGCTCCCCTCGACGTACAGCTCCTCCTCGAGCTCCGCGTACGACGCCTTCGTGAGGCCCAGGAGCGGCATGTCGGGGCAGCAGCAGATGAGGTGGAGGAGCGGTTCGCACCGGTGGGTTCCGCCGGAGGCGAGGAGTCCCTGCCGGAGGACGGTGCCGGAGCGCGGGTCGAGGTAGAGCCGCGAGACGACCGCGCCGAACGGGGTGGCGTGGAGCTCGTCCGCGGGGGAGAGGGCCGCCGCCTCGGCGCCGTCGCGGCGCGCGAGCAGGCCCTCGGCCAGCAGCTGCTCGATGATCTCCGCGGTCTGCCTCGACAGGACCTGCACGTCCTCCTGCATCGCGAAGAA
This window of the Chlamydiota bacterium genome carries:
- a CDS encoding 1-acyl-sn-glycerol-3-phosphate acyltransferase, whose translation is MSQKFYDRAYMVFWTLYAWVFKIFFRWQVFGLEHVPRAGGAILAVNHASLLDPPLGGVGLSRRIWFLGRASLIRNRFVAFLMKCQHMIPITRGEADLGAMKRIISLIRSGEIVLMFPEGTRSIDGVLGPGKEGIGVFVRHARADVIPCYISGAWRAMPKGCVLPRPRKIRISYGPVIRYEEFDDCPKGRRGYAMISARIMERIAALQQQLES